A single window of Maylandia zebra isolate NMK-2024a linkage group LG2, Mzebra_GT3a, whole genome shotgun sequence DNA harbors:
- the LOC143413595 gene encoding protein NLRC3-like, with protein sequence MKQEELADRLQSKLQAAVCHRNLKSTLKKKFQCVFEGIAKAGNPTLLNQIYTELYITEGGTAEVNDEHEVRQIETASRKPDRPETTIRQEDIFKASPGRDEPIRTVLTKGVAGIGKTVLTQKHSLDWAEDKANQHIQFIFPFTFRELNVLKEEKFSLVGLVHHFFTETKEAGICSFEDFQVVFIFDGLDECRLPLDFHKTTILTDPRKSTSVDVLLINLIRGKLLPSARLWITTRPAAANQIPPDCVGMVTEVRGFTDPQKEEYFRKRFRDEEQASRIISHIKTSRSLHIMCHIPVFCWITATVLEDVLETREGGQLPKTLTEMYIHFLVVQAKVKKVKYDGGAETDPHWSPESRKMMESLGKLAFDQLQKGNLIFYESDLTECGIDIRAASVYSGVFTQIFKEESGLYQDKVFCFIHLSVQEFLAALHVHRTFINSGLNLLEEQQTTSKKSKLFNKLKLQSLHQSAVNKALQSPNGHLDLFLRFLLGLSLQTNQTLLRGLLTQTGSSSQYNKKTVQYIKKKLSKNLSAEKSINLIHCLNELNDRSLVEEIQQSLRSGRLSTDKLSPVQWSALVFILLSSEEDLDVFDLQKYSASEEALLRLLPVVKASNKAL encoded by the exons atgaagcaggaggagctggctgaccgtctgcagagca aacttcaagctgcagtttgtcaccgtaaccttaaatccaccctgaagaagaagttccagtgtgtgtttgagggcatcgctaaagcaggaaacccaaccctcctgaatcagatctacacagagctctacatcacagagggagggactgcagaggtcaatgatgaacatgaggtcagacagattgaaacagcatccaggaaaccagacagaccagaaacaaccatcagacaagaagacatctttaaagcctcacctggaagagatgaaccaatcagaacagtgctgacaaagggagtggctggcattgggaaaacagtcttaacacagaaacacagcctggactgggctgaagacaaagccaaccagcacatccagttcatatttccattcactttcagagagctgaatgtgctgaaagaggaaaagttcagcttggtgggacttgttcatcacttctttactgaaaccaaagaagcaggaatctgcagctttgaagacttccaggttgtgttcatctttgatggtctggatgagtgtcgacttcctctggacttccacaaaactacaatcctaactgaccctagaaagtccacctcagtggatgtgctgctgataaacctcatcagggggaaactgcttccctctgctcgcctctggataaccacacgacctgcagcagccaatcagatccctcctgactgtgttggcatggtgacagaggtcagagggttcactgacccacagaaggaggagtacttcaggaagagattcagagatgaggagcaggccagcaggatcatctcccacatcaagacatcacgaagcctccacatcatgtgccacatcccagtcttctgctggatcactgctacagttctggaggatgtgctggaaaccagagagggaggacagctgcccaagaccctgactgagatgtacatccacttcctggtggttcaggccaaagtgaagaaggtcaagtatgatggaggagctgagacagatccacactggagtccagagagcaggaagatgatggagtctctgggaaaactggcttttgatcagctgcagaaaggaaacctgatcttctatgaatcagacctgacagagtgtggcatcgatatcagagcagcctcagtgtactcaggagtgttcacacagatctttaaagaggagagcggactgtaccaggacaaggtgttctgcttcatccatctgagtgttcaggagtttctggctgctcttcatgtccatcggaccttcatcaactctggactcaatctgctggaagaacaacaaacaacctccaagaaatctaaattatttaacaaactaaaacttcaatctctccaccagagtgctgtgaacaaggccttacagagtccaaatggacacctggacttgttcctccgcttcctcctgggtctttcactgcagactaatcagactctcctacgaggtctgctgacacagacaggaagcagctcacagtacaataagaaaacagtccagtacatcaagaagaagctcagtaagaatctgtctgcagagaaaagcatcaatctgatccactgtctgaatgaactgaatgatcgttctctagtggaggagatccaacagtccctgagatcaggacgtctctccacagataaactgtctcctgttcagtggtcagctctggtcttcatcttactgtcatcagaagaagatctggatgtgtttgacctgcagaaatactctgcttcagaggaggctcttctgaggctgctgccagtggtcaaagcctccaacaaagctctgtaa